One segment of Neobacillus endophyticus DNA contains the following:
- a CDS encoding MerR family transcriptional regulator has protein sequence MKVYTLSEVSKKINVAVRNIKQWEKELEDILDVPRSKQGARIYSDTEIQLLLEIKQMYAKKLSKDKIRQVLQKFEPEPKEFPEKFENPVTIPEPSVHTYEVITQTTPTSEAASENQLQNAQLFFEAMDTYKKTFLNEVKDEIRSVVRKEVVDEIKKEISNCNLKAVKTFSDSVYKSNANTMAELEKLSGAIDKASELTADKIQYLADNIKHSSFGTSDEILTLSKQLADTTEEISHHIEFTTSEISHLTEVISRERELLIEDREELRHEIKQREAAFQHMLTNFRETAAAKNRSWWKFWA, from the coding sequence ATGAAGGTTTATACCTTAAGTGAGGTATCTAAGAAAATAAATGTAGCAGTAAGAAATATCAAACAATGGGAAAAGGAATTAGAAGATATCCTCGACGTCCCACGCTCCAAGCAGGGAGCAAGAATTTACTCAGATACCGAGATTCAGCTGCTTTTAGAGATTAAACAAATGTATGCAAAAAAATTAAGTAAAGATAAAATTCGCCAGGTACTTCAGAAGTTTGAGCCAGAACCAAAAGAGTTTCCTGAGAAATTTGAAAACCCAGTTACCATTCCAGAGCCATCCGTTCATACGTATGAAGTGATTACTCAAACAACGCCAACCTCTGAAGCTGCTTCAGAAAATCAGCTGCAAAATGCTCAATTGTTTTTTGAAGCTATGGATACTTATAAAAAAACATTTCTAAATGAAGTAAAGGATGAGATCCGCAGCGTTGTCCGTAAAGAAGTAGTAGATGAAATAAAAAAAGAAATCTCAAACTGCAATTTAAAGGCTGTCAAAACATTTTCTGATTCGGTATACAAATCTAATGCCAATACAATGGCTGAGCTTGAGAAATTGTCAGGTGCCATTGATAAGGCCTCTGAACTAACAGCTGACAAGATCCAATACCTAGCTGATAATATTAAACACTCTTCCTTTGGCACCTCTGATGAAATACTCACATTATCCAAACAATTGGCTGATACCACTGAAGAAATATCTCATCATATTGAGTTTACAACCAGTGAAATTTCACATTTAACCGAAGTGATTTCAAGGGAAAGAGAACTATTGATTGAAGACCGTGAGGAACTACGTCATGAAATCAAACAAAGAGAAGCTGCTTTTCAACATATGTTGACGAATTTTAGGGAAACAGCAGCTGCCAAGAACAGAAGTTGGTGGAAATTCTGGGCATAA
- a CDS encoding MerR family transcriptional regulator — translation MNTSEVAKLLGVSASTIQRWIKQLSLPMERNERGHYYFNNEDIELLKKIHEQLQNGTLLQDIPPLDDKKKSRKGTVKTADHDQAIESLITKMKELELSIHAKADSVTSYQILQHRREIEDLQSQVTELTRQVTMLEDQLAKLQNSSQQEKPLVLDKGKVKRKKKNFVSSLFGF, via the coding sequence ATGAATACGAGTGAAGTGGCGAAATTATTGGGAGTATCAGCCAGTACGATACAGCGCTGGATCAAGCAGCTATCATTGCCAATGGAACGAAATGAACGCGGACATTATTATTTTAATAATGAAGATATTGAACTGCTGAAAAAAATCCATGAACAGCTTCAAAACGGAACTCTACTTCAAGATATTCCCCCATTAGACGACAAGAAAAAGTCCCGTAAAGGAACAGTCAAAACTGCTGATCATGACCAGGCAATTGAATCCTTAATTACAAAAATGAAAGAGTTAGAATTGAGTATACATGCCAAGGCTGATTCCGTAACATCGTATCAAATCCTTCAGCATCGCAGGGAAATTGAAGATCTTCAATCACAGGTAACCGAATTAACCCGACAGGTAACAATGCTAGAGGACCAATTAGCAAAATTGCAGAATTCTTCGCAACAAGAAAAACCCCTAGTCCTTGATAAAGGAAAGGTAAAAAGAAAGAAAAAAAATTTTGTAAGCTCTTTATTTGGATTTTAG
- a CDS encoding LLM class flavin-dependent oxidoreductase, whose protein sequence is MNILHLDKKDIKNITYSILDLSPVIEGGNAADSLANTLDLAQHAERWGYRRFWLAEHHNMPGIASSATSIVIGHVAAGTTKIRVGSGGIMLPNHAPLVIAEQFGTLESLFPGRIDLGLGRAPGTDQLTAHALRRDRHSDGQDFPEQLAELRTYFDPSLAYGNKPVRAIPGEGLHIPIWLLGSSGYSAQLAGQLGLPFSFASHFSPEYTKPALDLYRSYFRPSKALESPYVMVGVNVIAADTDQEAERLSTSMQQQFLSLLRNNPGKLQPPVDNIDTLCNAYEKSLLDQRLKTTIVGSSSTVKEKLQSFLDETQADEMIINAQIFEHQARLKSYEILAEIVH, encoded by the coding sequence ATGAATATTTTGCATCTTGACAAAAAAGACATAAAAAACATCACCTATTCTATCCTTGACCTGTCTCCCGTTATTGAAGGCGGGAATGCTGCAGATTCGTTAGCTAATACATTAGATCTTGCCCAACATGCTGAGAGGTGGGGATATCGCCGTTTTTGGCTGGCAGAGCATCATAATATGCCAGGTATAGCAAGTTCAGCGACCTCGATTGTCATTGGCCATGTAGCGGCAGGGACGACAAAGATTCGCGTTGGATCGGGAGGCATTATGCTTCCAAATCATGCCCCACTCGTTATTGCTGAACAATTTGGAACACTTGAATCTCTCTTTCCTGGAAGAATCGACCTCGGACTGGGCCGAGCACCAGGCACAGATCAACTGACTGCGCACGCCCTAAGAAGAGATAGGCATAGTGATGGTCAGGATTTTCCTGAGCAGTTAGCAGAACTTCGTACCTATTTCGATCCCTCTTTAGCATATGGTAATAAACCGGTAAGGGCTATACCTGGCGAAGGGTTGCATATTCCAATTTGGCTTTTAGGGTCCAGTGGCTATAGTGCCCAGCTCGCTGGACAACTTGGATTGCCTTTTTCATTTGCCAGCCATTTTTCACCGGAATATACAAAACCTGCACTTGACTTATATCGCAGTTATTTCCGCCCTTCTAAAGCTCTGGAAAGTCCGTATGTCATGGTAGGGGTGAATGTTATTGCTGCGGATACTGATCAAGAGGCAGAGAGATTGTCGACATCCATGCAACAGCAATTTTTATCACTTTTAAGGAATAATCCTGGCAAACTGCAGCCGCCAGTTGATAACATAGATACCCTTTGCAATGCATATGAGAAATCACTGTTAGACCAACGTTTGAAAACCACCATTGTTGGTTCATCAAGTACGGTGAAAGAAAAGCTGCAAAGCTTTTTAGATGAGACTCAGGCAGATGAAATGATCATCAATGCCCAAATATTCGAGCATCAAGCACGGCTTAAATCATATGAGATATTAGCAGAAATTGTACACTAA
- a CDS encoding DHH family phosphoesterase produces MVKIFTDIDLDGLGCGVIAKIAFGERANIFYCSYRNLNQRVETFLTKSESAQEELYITDLAVNSEVEKKLMERFRQGKHVRVIDHHVTAMHFNEYEWGTVKTEYEDGKKTCATSLFYDELIRTGKLERNKALEAFIDLVRQYDTWEWDENQNFTAKRLNDLFYILNREQFEEEVIQRILHHKDSFSLTDEENRLLDIEEQKIQRYIQSKNRQMVQTFVDNYCVGIVHAEQYLSELGNALNNLNPHLDLIALLNVGGKKIGFRTIHDEVNVAEFAQKYGGGGHRKASGADLTKEAFETYVAHAFHLIPLKPDADRNEFNLKESAVGSSYQNHNGEISYIVPEEKGQISIIHKGERLDIRFPTYLDAERHLKRNYSSWLRNDKEYLEHLTKVLKIPLDELKENYDEIISSRFVDIIGV; encoded by the coding sequence ATGGTAAAAATTTTTACAGATATTGATTTAGATGGGCTTGGCTGTGGTGTGATTGCAAAAATTGCTTTTGGGGAGCGGGCCAATATTTTCTATTGCTCCTATCGAAATTTAAATCAAAGGGTCGAAACGTTTCTAACAAAGTCGGAAAGTGCCCAGGAGGAATTATACATAACAGATTTGGCAGTAAACAGTGAAGTTGAAAAAAAACTGATGGAACGATTCCGGCAGGGAAAACATGTCCGGGTCATCGATCATCATGTGACTGCTATGCATTTTAATGAATATGAGTGGGGTACTGTTAAAACTGAATATGAAGATGGAAAAAAGACATGTGCAACCTCTTTATTTTATGATGAGCTGATTCGAACAGGAAAGCTGGAACGAAATAAAGCACTCGAGGCTTTTATCGATTTAGTCAGACAATATGACACGTGGGAATGGGATGAAAACCAAAATTTCACCGCTAAACGGTTAAATGATTTATTTTATATTCTGAATCGGGAGCAGTTTGAGGAAGAGGTCATACAACGTATTTTACATCATAAAGACTCTTTTTCATTAACTGATGAAGAAAATCGCTTGTTGGACATTGAAGAACAAAAGATTCAGCGCTATATTCAGTCTAAAAACAGGCAAATGGTTCAAACTTTTGTGGATAACTATTGTGTTGGAATTGTTCATGCCGAACAATATTTGTCTGAGCTCGGGAATGCTTTAAATAATTTGAATCCTCACCTTGATTTAATTGCTTTATTAAATGTTGGCGGCAAAAAAATCGGCTTCCGCACCATACATGATGAAGTGAATGTGGCAGAATTTGCTCAAAAATACGGAGGCGGGGGACATCGCAAAGCCTCGGGGGCGGATTTAACAAAGGAAGCATTTGAAACATATGTGGCCCATGCATTTCATCTTATTCCGCTTAAACCGGATGCTGATCGGAATGAATTTAATCTTAAAGAGTCTGCTGTAGGTTCGAGCTATCAAAATCATAATGGAGAGATTTCTTATATCGTCCCAGAAGAAAAAGGCCAAATTTCCATTATCCATAAAGGAGAAAGACTCGATATACGCTTTCCAACCTATTTGGATGCGGAAAGACACCTTAAAAGAAATTATTCTTCTTGGCTGAGGAACGATAAAGAATATTTGGAACATCTCACAAAAGTGTTAAAGATACCACTTGATGAATTAAAAGAGAATTATGATGAAATCATCAGCAGCCGGTTTGTAGATATCATAGGGGTTTAA
- a CDS encoding aspartate kinase produces the protein MKVVKFGGSSLASGQQLEKVFKIVLSDPERRVVVVSAPGKRFTEDIKVTDLLIECAEKALDGINPKEQIDAVVGRYKTIAEDLSIPSQVIDEIQQDLASRLNSDQSKPDRFIDLLKASGEDNNAKLVAAYFQSKGIQASYVSPKEAGLLVSAEPGNAQALPEAYELLSSLHNRPGILVFPGFFGYSHEGEVYTFSRSGSDITGSILANALKADLYENFTDVDAVYSVNPFIIKKPKEIKELTYREMRELSYAGFTVLHDEALVPAFRAGIPVHIKNTNNPAAPGTRIVAERENGNGPVVGIASDDGFCSIYVSKYLMNREIGFGRKLLGILEEYGLSYEHTPSGIDDVSVILRENQMDDETEKEIIKRIKTELHADEVKIEHSLALIMVVGEGMRRNVGTMSKASKALAKAKVNIEMINQGSSEVSMMFGVKETDEKRAVQALYEEFFTAVTV, from the coding sequence ATGAAAGTAGTTAAGTTCGGCGGATCCTCTTTAGCATCTGGACAACAGTTGGAAAAAGTATTTAAAATTGTCCTTTCAGACCCTGAACGTAGGGTTGTGGTTGTATCAGCACCAGGAAAGAGGTTTACAGAAGATATTAAAGTAACAGATTTACTAATTGAATGTGCAGAAAAGGCATTAGACGGAATTAATCCAAAAGAACAGATAGATGCAGTTGTTGGTCGATATAAGACAATAGCGGAAGATTTGTCTATTCCTTCTCAAGTTATTGATGAAATTCAACAAGACCTTGCTTCAAGGCTAAATTCTGACCAAAGCAAGCCAGACCGGTTTATTGACCTGCTTAAAGCCAGCGGTGAAGATAATAATGCCAAATTGGTCGCAGCCTATTTTCAATCAAAAGGAATCCAGGCTAGTTATGTTAGCCCGAAGGAAGCAGGTCTACTTGTAAGCGCAGAGCCGGGAAATGCCCAAGCTTTACCGGAAGCATATGAATTACTGTCTTCACTTCACAACAGACCAGGAATTTTGGTTTTCCCAGGATTTTTTGGGTACAGTCATGAAGGAGAAGTCTATACGTTTTCCCGCAGTGGTTCAGATATTACCGGCTCCATTCTTGCGAATGCATTAAAAGCGGATCTTTATGAAAACTTTACTGATGTAGACGCGGTTTATTCAGTAAATCCTTTTATTATAAAAAAACCTAAGGAAATTAAAGAATTGACCTATCGTGAAATGAGGGAGTTGTCCTATGCAGGTTTCACTGTTCTGCATGATGAGGCGCTTGTCCCTGCATTCCGTGCTGGAATACCAGTACATATAAAAAATACAAATAATCCTGCTGCACCTGGTACAAGAATTGTGGCAGAGAGAGAGAACGGTAACGGTCCTGTAGTTGGAATTGCCAGCGATGATGGGTTCTGCAGTATTTATGTAAGTAAATATTTAATGAATAGGGAAATCGGTTTTGGACGTAAGTTATTAGGGATTTTAGAAGAATATGGTCTTTCATACGAACATACTCCTTCAGGAATCGATGACGTATCTGTCATTCTACGTGAAAATCAGATGGATGATGAAACAGAGAAGGAAATAATCAAACGAATCAAAACAGAATTGCATGCAGATGAAGTAAAAATCGAGCACAGCCTGGCTCTTATCATGGTTGTAGGAGAGGGAATGCGCAGAAATGTCGGAACAATGTCAAAAGCTTCGAAAGCTTTAGCCAAAGCGAAAGTCAATATAGAGATGATAAATCAAGGTTCTTCAGAAGTAAGCATGATGTTCGGCGTTAAAGAAACAGATGAGAAAAGGGCCGTTCAGGCATTGTATGAAGAATTTTTCACAGCAGTTACAGTTTAA